The Triticum aestivum cultivar Chinese Spring chromosome 7B, IWGSC CS RefSeq v2.1, whole genome shotgun sequence genome window below encodes:
- the LOC123159106 gene encoding uncharacterized protein, producing MATTSNKKMASPSPMTDMPDQLLAEIFLRLPTPQDLARASAVCLTFRRISTDRSFLRCFRCLHAPPLLGFLDRDGFHPALTSTPAVRAAAVAADFTLSFLPYHRRWTVQDVRDGRVLLCRSIGKHGQPPVFRDLAVCDPLHRRYVLLPPLPHDLAALLGHPFPPVTEACCKRFLVPLGEEEAAAGDTTFIVILMAYCKTSLAAFVFSSSNDQWQATASKDLSDLALDEGDMEEMSRVQPFIPMRHYAYGCFYWDWVQFGMKKLLLLDTTNMEFSTADLPPGEWSKEGIAIVEAGEGRLGIFGFHGGLASNLSYTAARTKGESPSQWQMEKTISLDSGYKYCIRDATQRYLLLTRIEASSPNNHLVGYFSMDIKTLQLQRVYEKQHYKYPTYAYINFPPSLLSSRRI from the coding sequence ATGGCGACGACCAGCAACAAGAAAATGGCGTCGCCGTCGCCTATGACGGACATGCCCGACCAGCTCCTCGCCGAGATCTTCCTCCGGCTGCCCACCCCACAAGACCTCGCCCGCGCCTCCGCCGTTTGCCTCACCTTCCGCCGAATCTCCACCGACAGGTCCTTCCTCCGCTGCTTCCGCTGCCTCCACGCACCACCACTTCTCGGATTCCTCGACCGCGACGGCTTCCACCCAGCCCTAACCTCCACCCCCGCCGTTCgcgcggccgccgtcgccgccgatttCACCTTATCCTTCCTCCCCTACCACCGCCGCTGGACCGTGCAGGACGTCCGCGACGGCCGCGTCCTCCTCTGCCGCAGCATCGGAAAACATGGGCAGCCCCCGGTCTTCAGAGATCTCGCGGTGTGCGACCCCTTGCACCGGCGCTACGTCCTGCTCCCCCCGCTACCTCACGACCTGGCTGCTTTGCTTGGGCACCCTTTCCCCCCGGTAACCGAGGCCTGCTGCAAGCGCTTCCTCGTTCCCCTCGGTGAGGAGGAGGCAGCGGCTGGAGACACAACATTCATAGTCATCTTGATGGCATATTGCAAAACCAGTCTGGCTGCCTTTGTCTTCTCTTCCAGCAACGATCAATGGCAAGCTACTGCATCCAAGGATTTGAGTGATTTGGCCCTTGACGAGGGCGACATGGAGGAGATGTCAAGGGTCCAGCCTTTTATTCCCATGCGCCATTATGCTTATGGCTGTTTCTACTGGGACTGGGTGCAATTCGGGATGAAGAAGTTGCTCTTGCTTGACACCACGAACATGGAGTTCTCCACTGCTGACCTCCCACCAGGAGAATGGAGCAAGGAAGGTATAGCCATTGTGGAGGCAGGGGAAGGCAGGCTCGGGATCTTTGGTTTCCATGGTGGACTTGCATCCAATCTCAGCTATACAGCTGCACGGACCAAAGGCGAGAGTCCCAGCCAGTGGCAGATGGAGAAGACAATCTCACTAGATTCTGGCTACAAATATTGTATCAGAGACGCAACACAGAGGTACTTGCTCTTGACAAGGATAGAAGCATCATCTCCAAATAATCACCTTGTTGGATATTTCTCAATGGATATCAAGACGTTGCAGCTTCAGAGGGTTTATGAGAAACAGCACTATAAGTATCCGACATACGCATATATCAACTTCCCACCATCATTGTTGTCTTCAAGGAGAATATGA